GAACATTTGCTGTTAATGTTGTTTATTAACGAAAACTTcatttgtaataagtttttaatatacgAAGTAAAATTTGGATTATTTTCCTGTCTAAAGTCTAAAGATTAGAAAGGAGGCTTAAATGATTCAAGCAAGATTTCGCTTACACTTACATTTTCGAGATTTAAGTCTTTTAACTTCTAGTCTCGATTAttgatttctttctttatcaaaTAGATCAATTTGAAATGTTTTGTCTCCGGAATTACGTTTGCCTTTCCGctaaagaattattaatctgtttatattttctttcttttcatatcattttttaaaattacgagagaaataaagaggaGTTGCAAGCATTGACGACCTAGGGAGAATCGACTATTTTTGTTGAATCTTCCGTATGCGACCATCACAGTCCGTAGTTAAAGGATTACCCGACCATATTTTCTTCTTGTCCTCCACCTGCCGTTAAAAGGACATCCGGTGGATCCACGACAGCCTGCGTACTGCGACGGAAATTGCGCGCGGTCTTTCCCAGCGTCGTTCTTTGGCCGCGCGAACGACCGAACGAACTCGAGGGTTCCATTTTACCACGTACGGTTGACGGAATCGGCTTTATTTAAACTCCCGGGGTTCGCGCTTCGATTCGGTCCAGATGTCGGCCGTTGCAACGAGATCCGAAATGGAGCCACAAATTGACTGTACGAGAACGCTTAATTTCCGTGGGCGTGCTCGGTATCGATTTTCCGGACGCGAGCGCCGATCGCGCGTCAGCTCCAATCGACGTCGACGAATCTGTTTCCGATAAAATTCACGGCGCGAGGCCGATCCGCGCTTTACGGACCGCGAAAACTCGCTAGTGGCCCGGTCGCGGCTGCCTCTTAAAAGTCCAGCAATGAGACGAGTGACTTTATTGCCGCGTAAAAGGCGAGCGAGCTTGGTGAGCCATGAACGATGGTGCATTCACGAACCCCGATCGTAAAAGACGTTTATTACAACCGGCTGGTGGTttctaaaaaagaaagaaaaatttccagGTTCTAAATGTATCTAACAATCTAATGGAGAGAGAACGAGTTTGATGACTTTACTTGCGGACGATCGATTCTGATTCACGATGTCTCGCGATTCAAGAGACTACGACTGTGTAAGTCGGAATTCAACAGCCTTAGAATTGGAAAATGTCAGAAAAGTTTCCGCGAGATCGAGCGAAGCTCGATGTTCGACAGAAGTTTGGAATATAGCTGAATACAGAAAAATCGATGATCTGACAAGATCCACCATAGCGCGAAATTTGAGAAGTCGGAGATTTTGAATTCTAATTCTTTCGACTTCGTCACAGATTCAGTTTCAGTTTTGCTTCACGCAAGTTCTGGTTTCgctcttttcttttatcgatCGTTGGTCCCGTCCGACATTTTTGATACGCGATACGCTCATTTCCATCGTACGACATTTCAACGAAACTGTAGTTTATCGTAACGCCGTCCACTTTCGACAAAAGTTTCCGCCATTCGGTCGCACATGCCGCGGCATTACCATGCGTCTCGCGCGTTCCGCGACATTATTAAATCGTGAATTCTTGTAGAGCTCATGGTATATATCCGCCATTCGGCCTGCCATTATGTCACAACCTGACGCCGAAAACCGGAGAAATTTATGCTTGGCGTGAATTCGGTGGAAACTTTAGTCGTGCAGGCCTCGAAGATCGGCCGACGTTTTGCGTGTATCGATTCCTCGTGCTACTGTGGATCTGCGTTTTCTCACCTTCCGTTTTCTATTCCGTTTGTAGAACGAAGCCGGCAGAGTGCGAGGGAGTGCCGTGCTCGCAAGAAGCTTAGATATCAGTACCTGGAGGAGCTCGTGGCCGACCGAGAAAAGGCGGTGCTTGCTCTGCGGAAGGAGCTCGAGATGGTGAGTCATATTCTTAACCCTTTCCATAAACGAATGAATGAGAAGTGGAGAGCTTTCGGGGAAGATCGCTCGTGATCTTCTTCCTCGCACACAAATAAGTTCATTAGCAAGAATAAGTTTTGCAACGCGTTGGAGATGAATTTTGATCATGTCGCTTATATTAGTTCGATATACGTTTATCAgacaaaatattctttaaaatcaACGGAAAGTAGTGATATCTACTTAGTTCTTGTGTGTTCTTGTGTTCTTGAGTGAGTAtaacaaatgaaaataaaaatcgaaacaTGATACAGTTACTTGCGACATAAGAAATTTCTTGTtcttgagaaaaatatattagacgCGTCAAAGTTTTCtgaattaattatacgatAAGGCAAAGCGAATTCCTCAATGCTGGAAATCCTatagtttcttctttttcaccACCTTTCTCATCACCTTCCTTAATCTTCTCCCAAAGGGTGCGAATTGCGTTGCAAAAGTATAAAGTTCGACCAGGATACAAAGATTCGCTCTTTAGTAGTACAACCAAGAATATTACTTGCATTTACATTATTTCTGCACTCGTAGAACGCGGAGAGGCGCTCGGATTTGTTAGAGTTGCTTGAACCTTTCATATGGTCGCCCGGTAGCGATCTTTATTCTCGCAGGTATCCGTTGAAAGTTTCTCGGACGGTTAATATCTTTGTACTTTACTAAAATTAACGCATTAGTTTTTCGATCGCAtcatactttataaaatataaatttccatATTTCCGATACTTGAACGAGACATTTTATGGTACTTGAACGCTGGAAGGAACGATAAAagataattgtattattgttCATTGATTATTGATTAATCGAGTTCTCGTTTCCGTCTCTTCCTCTCCATCGAACTAGACGCTTGTTAACAAAGTGCTCTGAAGACACTTGATATCGAGACCTCCGTCAGAAGCAGTCGTCTCGTTGAAAAGTTCTTACATCGACGAAACACGGGCATTAACGCAAGAAGAACAGTTGGAAAACCCTGAGACGAGAAACAGTCCCATGTGTCTGTCCACGCAGCCGTTTCCAAATCCTTTCGATTCTCCCGCAGAACCAGCACACGAGGGACTTAGTACGTACAATGAACGAGATCCGTGGGCGAAACTTACACATCCTTCACACGGGAcgatttgttattttttcgcAGTATCGCCAGTGGTCGCTGGAATTGGACGCTGGACAAGTCCCCGAAGGACTACAGGCGATGCTGGAGAACCTCGGCACGCTGAAGCGGGAGTAACCCAGTAGCGACTAATCCAGCAGCAAGACAAAGAAGTGGGGAATAAGGAAGTCACGTGGATCGAGCCGTTCCATTTACCTTGTTTCTGCGATTGAAACCATAGTCGAGCTTACTTTCcgtcttctcttctctttctctgtcttcttTCGCAGTTATTCGAGACTATTGGAAGTAATTGGTCAGTGAATTCAAAATTTGCCTTTCTTATTGGGTTACGTTGCATTTCGTGGTTGGACACAGGTACTCCtgtggagagagaaagattttttcttctatcttCTGTCGACTCTTTCATAAAAGGTAGGAATCGTCGTTCTCGATTACCTCATTACCTCACGCGTTATCCTTTTTGTACGTACGTTTTGTTATCGCGAGTCGTTAAGTTGatccatatttttttattctcgttGGTTAAGAGAGCATCGATCGATTGGTAATCGGTCGGCTGTCTACGGCCTCACGCTTGAGATGTACCTCCCTGGCACGATCAGGAAGTAATTGTAGATATATCAGTGTTACGCCTCTCGAAGGGAAAGACGGTCGTTGTGTATTATAGAAAGTCTATATTCAGTATTGTCTGTTCAGAGAGTGTCGTTACGGGAACTATTCTCGTTGATCGT
The Ooceraea biroi isolate clonal line C1 chromosome 12, Obir_v5.4, whole genome shotgun sequence DNA segment above includes these coding regions:
- the LOC105280543 gene encoding REPTOR-binding partner produces the protein MEVEPMCIVENETEGSRGDRKEGGKRGRKPGRKAADRSDMKAKLERSRQSARECRARKKLRYQYLEELVADREKAVLALRKELEMYRQWSLELDAGQVPEGLQAMLENLGTLKRE